One Carassius carassius chromosome 28, fCarCar2.1, whole genome shotgun sequence genomic window carries:
- the LOC132108266 gene encoding claudin-3-like has translation MAALGLEILGVTLAVFGWIVGIMSCALPMWKVTAFIGVNIVTAQTIWEGIWMNCVVQSTGQMQCKVYDSMLALSSDLQAARALCVIAIVMGVLGLLLSIVGAKCTKCLEEERAKARVMITAGVTFICAAVMHLIPVCWSAHSIIRSFYDPLIIETQKREIEDMSFGLELIGIISCVLGWLLAILACTLPTWRVTAFIGSNIVTAQIIWDGLWMSCVVQSTGQMQCKVYDSMLALSQDLQAARALTVISILLTVLAVLVSIGGAKCTNCIEDESSKAKVMILGGVLFIIAGLMQLIPVSWSANSIIRDFYNPLLPDARRREMGAALYIGWAAAALLILGGSLLCCSCPPEKKKSNPSRMPYPGSRSTGGGGYDRRDYV, from the exons ATGGCAGCTCTGGGGTTGGAGATATTAGGGGTCACCCTAGCTGTGTTCGGTTGGATTGTAGGCATCATGTCTTGCGCTTTGCCTATGTGGAAGGTCACGGCTTTCATCGGAGTGAACATTGTAACGGCGCAGACCATATGGGAGGGAATCTGGATGAACTGTGTGGTGCAAAGCACTGGCCAGATGCAGTGCAAAGTCTACGACTCCATGCTGGCACTCAGCTCAGACCTGCAGGCGGCCAGGGCTCTGTGTGTGATAGCCATTGTGATGGGAGTACTGGGACTCCTGCTCTCCATTGTGGGGGCCAAGTGCACTAAATGCCTAGAGGAGGAGCGAGCCAAAGCCAGAGTGATGATCACCGCTGGAGTCACCTTCATCTGTGCTGCAGTCATGCACCTGATCCCTGTGTGCTGGTCTGCTCACAGTATAATCAGATCCTTCTACGACCCATTAATCATAGAGACACAAAAGAGGGAGATAG AAGACATGTCTTTTGGCCTGGAGCTAATAGGTATCATCTCATGTGTTCTGGGCTGGCTTTTGGCCATCTTGGCTTGTACTCTCCCCACGTGGAGGGTCACAGCCTTCATCGGCTCCAACATCGTGACGGCTCAGATTATCTGGGATGGCCTGTGGATGTCCTGTGTGGTTCAGAGCACCGGACAGATGCAGTGTAAAGTTTATGACTCCATGCTGGCTCTCTCTCAGGATCTTCAAGCAGCTCGAGCCCTGACTGTCATATCCATCCTTCTGACCGTCCTGGCTGTACTGGTGTCCATTGGAGGAGCGAAGTGCACTAACTGTATTGAAGACGAGTCGTCCAAAGCTAAAGTCATGATCCTAGGAGGTGTGCTGTTCATCATAGCTGGGCTTATGCAGCTGATTCCTGTGTCCTGGTCTGCAAACAGCATCATCAGGGACTTTTACAACCCTTTGCTGCCTGACGCTCGGAGACGGGAGATGGGAGCGGCGCTCTACATCGGCTGGGCAGCAGCTGCACTCCTGATTTTGGGAGGATCATTGCTCTGTTGCTCCTGCCCTCCAGAGAAGAAAAAATCGAACCCATCTAGGATGCCGTATCCTGGGTCTCGCTCGACCGGTGGGGGAGGCTATGACAGAAGAGACTATGtgtga
- the LOC132108534 gene encoding claudin-4-like has product MASAGLEILGMILTVAGWLGGMVACCLPMWRVAAYIGQNIVITQIVWEGLWMSCAVQSTGQMHCRIYDSMLGLPDDLQAARALIVVSILLGVVGMTLAVAGAKCTNCTSDAANKPRIILAAGVTFITCGLMLLVAVSWTANGIILDFHNPLLEETQKREFGNSLYFGWGASCLLILGGVIMSCSCCSKAQNNAVPTRVDYSGVKSMSVNGYDRKDYV; this is encoded by the coding sequence ATGGCTTCAGCCGGCCTGGAGATCCTGGGGATGATCCTGACCGTGGCCGGGTGGCTCGGGGGGATGGTGGCCTGCTGTCTGCCCATGTGGAGAGTGGCGGCGTACATAGGCCAGAACATCGTCATCACGCAGATCGTGTGGGAAGGTTTGTGGATGAGCTGCGCGGTGCAGAGCACAGGACAGATGCACTGCCGCATCTACGACTCCATGCTGGGGCTTCCCGATGACCTGCAGGCTGCGCGCGCTCTGATAGTCGTGAGTATACTGCTCGGTGTGGTGGGCATGACTCTGGCTGTGGCTGGGGCGAAGTGCACCAACTGCACATCAGATGCTGCTAACAAGCCACGCATTATACTGGCAGCCGGGGTGACGTTTATAACGTGTGGACTGATGCTGCTAGTGGCTGTAAGTTGGACGGCTAACGGCATCATCCTGGATTTCCACAACCCGCTTCTAGAGGAGACACAGAAGAGGGAGTTTGGGAACTCGCTGTACTTCGGATGGGGTGCCTCCTGCCTGCTGATCCTAGGTGGAGTCATAATGTCTTGTTCCTGCTGCTCGAAAGCGCAGAACAATGCCGTGCCGACAAGAGTGGACTACTCAGGGGTCAAATCTATGTCTGTGAATGGATATGACAGGAAAGACTATGTCTGA
- the LOC132108267 gene encoding claudin-4-like has translation MVSAGLQMLGIALAIIGWIGVIVVCILPMWHVTAFIGQNIVTAQITWEGIWMSCVVQSTGQMQCKVYDSMLALSSDLQAARALTVISILVGVVGILLAAAGGKCTNCIEDEHAKAKVGIISGAIFIVAGVLCLIPVCWTANTIIRDFYSPLTISAQKKELGASLFIGWAASALLLIGGSLLSMLGWLGVIIVCALPQWKVSAFVGANIVTAQVIWEGMWMNCVVQSTGQMQCKVYDSMLALSSDLQAGRAMIIISILNGLFGIIISLAGGKCTNCIEDQGSKAKACIVAGILLIISGVLCLIPVSWAAHTIIQNFYNPIMVEAQRRELGAALYVGWGSAGLLLLGGGILCWNCPQKHERIYNPKFSAVRSNSAPREFV, from the exons ATGGTATCAGCAGGGTTGCAGATGCTGGGCATAGCCCTGGCCATCATCGGCTGGATCGGGGTGATCGTGGTTTGCATTCTCCCCATGTGGCACGTCACGGCTTTCATCGGACAGAATATAGTGACTGCGCAAATAACCTGGGAGGGGATCTGGATGAGCTGCGTGGTGCAGAGCACAGGTCAGATGCAGTGTAAGGTGTATGACTCCATGCTGGCCCTCAGCTCAGATCTGCAGGCGGCTCGAGCCCTGACTGTCATCTCTATCCTGGTGGGTGTCGTTGGCATCCTGCTAGCGGCTGCTGGAGGGAAATGCACCAACTGCATCGAGGACGAGCACGCCAAGGCCAAAGTCGGCATCATTTCGGGAGCCATCTTCATCGTGGCTGGAGTTCTGTGTTTGATTCCCGTCTGCTGGACGGCCAATACAATTATAAGGGACTTCTACAGCCCTCTGACCATCAGCGCACAGAAGAAAGAGTTGGGAGCTTCGTTGTTTATTGGATGGGCTGCTTCGGCGCTGTTGCTTATTGGTGGGTCATTGCTTT CCATGCTGGGTTGGCTGGGGGTCATTATCGTGTGCGCTTTGCCCCAGTGGAAGGTGTCTGCGTTCGTTGGGGCCAACATCGTCACAGCACAGGTCATCTGGGAGGGCATGTGGATGAACTGTGTGGTGCAGAGCACTGGACAGATGCAGTGTAAAGTCTACGACTCCATGCTGGCGCTCAGCTCTGATCTCCAAGCGGGCCGAGCCATGATCATCATCTCCATTTTGAATGGACTCTTTGGGATCATAATTTCTTTGGCCGGTGGGAAGTGCACCAATTGCATTGAGGACCAAGGGTCCAAAGCAAAGGCGTGCATCGTTGCAGGCATTCTCCTAATAATCTCTGGGGTTCTCTGTCTGATCCCAGTGTCGTGGGCAGCACACACCATCATACAGAACTTCTACAACCCCATTATGGTGGAGGCCCAGCGGAGAGAGCTGGGTGCAGCTCTGTATGTCGGCTGGGGATCGGCTGGCTTGCTTTTACTGGGAGGAGGAATACTTTGCTGGAACTGCCCACAGAAGCATGAACGCATCTACAACCCCAAGTTCTCCGCTGTGAGGTCCAATTCTGCTCCGAGAGAGTTTGTCTGA
- the LOC132108268 gene encoding claudin-4-like, whose product MGRIAKEVSGQVLCFIGFIGICVCCGIPMWRVTSYIGANIVTGQIVWDGLWMNCVVQSTGQMQCKVQDSIMRLTQDLQAARALTVIAIVIGFVGMLLTFVGGQCTSCLKKESSMAKVVILGGILCIIAGVVCLIPVCWSSAYTISDFQSVLTIETQKRELGASIYIGWGILGLSLAIIGFLGAIIICALPMWKMSAFIGANIVTAQIIWEGLWMNCVVQSTGQMQCKIYDSLLALPQDLQAARALLIIAIIICLFGLILGIAGGKCTNFVERDDSKAKVAIASGVIFIVAGVLVLVPVCWSANSIVRDFYNPILIDGQRRELGPSLYIGFGAAALLLLGGGILCSSCPPKEEKYNIKYSQPRSTATSRAYV is encoded by the exons ATGGGGAGGATTGCTAAAGAGGTTTCCGGACAGGTCCTGTGCTTCATTGGATTCATTGGCATATGTGTCTGCTGTGGCATTCCCATGTGGCGCGTCACTTCGTACATCGGTGCCAACATCGTCACGGGCCAGATCGTCTGGGACGGCTTGTGGATGAACTGTGTGGTCCAGAGCACAGGACAGATGCAGTGTAAAGTCCAAGACTCAATCATGCGACTGACCCAGGACTTGCAAGCGGCACGTGCGCTGACCGTCATCGCAATAGTGATCGGCTTTGTTGGGATGCTCTTGACGTTTGTGGGAGGCCAGTGCACCAGCTGTCTGAAGAAAGAGTCCTCCATGGCCAAAGTGGTGATTCTTGGTGGCATCCTGTGTATTATAGCTGGAGTCGTCTGTCTCATTCCTGTCTGCTGGTCCTCAGCCTACACCATCTCAGATTTCCAGAGCGTTCTCACAATCGAGACCCAAAAGAGGGAGCTTGGGGCATCCATATACATTGGCTGGGGC ATTCTAGGCCTGTCCCTGGCCATTATCGGTTTCTTGGGAGCGATTATTATTTGTGCCCTTCCTATGTGGAAGATGTCTGCGTTCATTGGAGCCAACATTGTGACAGCACAGATCATCTGGGAGGGCTTGTGGATGAACTGTGTAGTCCAGAGCACAGGACAGATGCAGTGCAAGATCTATGACTCACTCCTGGCTTTACCTCAGGACCTGCAGGCTGCTCGGGCGCTTCTGATCATCGCCATCATTATCTGCCTCTTTGGGCTCATCCTGGGGATTGCCGGTGGAAAATGCACCAACTTTGTTGAGAGGGACGACAGCAAGGCAAAGGTGGCTATTGCCAGTGGTGTGATCTTCATCGTCGCTGGAGTGCTGGTCCTGGTCCCCGTCTGCTGGTCAGCTAACAGCATCGTCAGGGATTTCTACAATCCCATCCTCATAGATGGCCAAAGAAGGGAGCTCGGGCCTTCTCTCTATATCGGATTCGGTGCGGCTGCACTGCTGCTCCTTGGAGGAGGTATTCTGTGCAGCTCCTGCCCACCTAAAGAGGAAAAATACAACATCAAGTACTCTCAGCCACGGTCCACTGCCACCAGCAGAGCCTACGTCTGA